A single region of the Eulemur rufifrons isolate Redbay chromosome 8, OSU_ERuf_1, whole genome shotgun sequence genome encodes:
- the MIER1 gene encoding mesoderm induction early response protein 1 isoform X8 — protein sequence MPIHELLSLYGYNSSVQLPEEDDEEEEEEEEGEDDEDADNDDNSGCSGENKEENIKDSSGQEDETQSSNDDPSQSVASQDVQEIIRPRRCKYFDTNSEIEEESEEDEDYIPSEDWKKEIMVGSMFQAEIPVGICKYKENEKVYENDDQLLWDPEYLPEDKVIIFLKDASRRTGDEKGVEAIPEGSHIKDNEQALYELVKCNFDTEEALRRLRFNVKAAREELSVWTEEECRNFEQGLKAYGKDFHLIQANKVRTRSVGECVAFYYMWKKSERYDFFAQQTRFGKKKYNLHPGVTDYMDRLLDESESAASSRAPSPPPTASNSSNSQSEKEDGTISNSNQNGVSSNGPGLLQMLLPIHFQPSVPEPMPF from the exons ATGCCAATTCATGAACTGCTCAGCCTTTATGGTTATAATAGTTCTGTTCAACTACCTGAAGAAgatgatgaagaggaagaagaagaggaagaaggtgaaGATGATGAAGATGCTGATAATGATGACAACAGTGGCTGTAGTGGGGAAAATAAA GAAGAGAATATAAAGGATTCATCAGGTCAGGAGGATGAAACTCAGTCTTCCAATGATGATCCATCACAATCTGTTGCTTCTCAAGATGTCCAGGAAATAATCCGTCCACGTCGATGTAAATATTTTGATACGA ATAGTGAAATAGAAGAAGAATCAGAAGAAGATGAAGATTATATTCCATCAGAAGACTGGAAAAAG gagatTATGGTGGGCTCCATGTTTCAAGCAGAGATTCCAGTTGGCATttgtaaatacaaagaaaatgaaaaag TATATGAAAATGATGATCAGCTCCTGTGGGACCCTGAGTACTTACCAGAAGATAAAGTGATTATATTTCTTAAGGATGCATCTAGAAGAACAGGTGATGAGAAAGGTGTAGAAGCAATTCCTGAAGGATCTCACATAAAAGACAATGAACAG gctTTATATGAATTGGTGAAATGCAATTTTGATACAGAGGAAGCATTGAGAAGATTAAGATTTAATGTAAAAGCAGCTAGAG AGGAATTATCTGTTTGGACAGAGGAAGAGTGTAGAAATTTTGAGCAAGGGCTGAAGGCCTATGGAAAGGATTTTCATTTGATTCAGGCTAATAAA GTCCGAACAAGGTCAGTTGGTGAATGTGTAGCATTCTATTATATGTGGAAAAAATCTGAACGTTACGATTTCTTTGCTCAACAAACAcgatttggaaaaaagaaatataatcttCATCCTGGTGTAAC ggATTACATGGATCGTCTTCTAGATGAAAGTGAAAGCGCTGCTTCTAGTCgagccccatcccctcccccaactgccTCAAACAGTAGTAACAGCCAGTCTGAGAAAGAAGATGGCACCATAAGCAATAGTAATCAAAATG